One genomic window of Paenisporosarcina antarctica includes the following:
- a CDS encoding sensor histidine kinase, which yields MNPIIWWKRLIASQSLKKKWAFSSATVIFLSFATMSIILFIALKGWLYQQEEQEVNRTMVDLMTFFESQGHFLTVQDIQANTGLMTSIVNKNQTIRLLNIDGIEILRINKTSTFQPFNSIDFPRKGYLINTGDSSSITAVGIVKLGRFNGYVQLEHPLKSFQSIITYILTAMLLFSLCSLLLSGWIGYILASYLLKPLQDLKVTMDDVVAHGFEKDLTISYDAKDEIGELIDVYASMMAKLKSSFEQQQQFIADASHELRTPIQVVEGHLALLNRWGKYDPVVLDESLGISLREVNQMKTLIDEMLELARGEQIKERPPTNIVEYTIEVIKELSQIHPSAYIEHILPARMEMEVLISSNAYQQIIRNILSNAIRYSKSPAHVCISYKKTPLEIIVNVKDHGIGIAPQHVLKIFDRFYRVDPVRTRNLGGSGLGLSIVKMLIENASGSIHVISEEGKGSTFTMVFPLLFEDL from the coding sequence ATGAATCCAATAATTTGGTGGAAGCGATTAATTGCATCTCAATCATTAAAAAAGAAATGGGCGTTTAGTTCGGCAACAGTTATTTTCTTGAGTTTTGCCACTATGAGTATCATCCTCTTTATCGCCTTAAAAGGATGGTTGTATCAACAAGAAGAACAAGAAGTGAATCGAACAATGGTAGATTTAATGACATTCTTTGAATCCCAAGGTCATTTTTTAACTGTTCAGGATATTCAAGCAAATACTGGATTAATGACGTCAATTGTAAATAAAAATCAAACGATTCGATTGTTAAATATTGATGGAATTGAGATACTACGAATTAATAAGACTTCTACTTTTCAACCTTTTAATTCAATCGATTTTCCAAGAAAAGGTTATTTAATAAATACTGGAGATTCTTCCTCCATAACAGCTGTCGGCATTGTAAAGCTTGGACGATTTAATGGATATGTCCAACTCGAACATCCACTAAAATCTTTTCAATCGATTATCACTTATATATTAACTGCCATGTTGCTTTTTAGTTTATGTTCCTTACTATTATCGGGATGGATTGGTTATATTCTGGCTAGTTATTTATTAAAACCTCTTCAAGATTTAAAGGTTACGATGGATGATGTCGTTGCCCATGGTTTTGAAAAAGATTTAACGATTTCTTATGATGCTAAGGATGAAATTGGTGAATTAATTGACGTATATGCAAGTATGATGGCTAAGTTGAAGTCTTCCTTTGAACAGCAACAACAATTTATTGCTGATGCATCTCACGAACTAAGGACTCCTATACAGGTTGTAGAAGGGCATCTTGCATTACTAAACAGATGGGGCAAATATGATCCTGTAGTTCTAGATGAGTCGCTCGGAATATCTTTACGTGAAGTAAATCAAATGAAAACTTTAATTGATGAAATGCTAGAACTTGCTCGTGGGGAACAAATAAAAGAACGTCCACCTACAAATATTGTGGAGTATACAATTGAAGTAATTAAAGAACTAAGTCAAATACATCCATCCGCATACATTGAACATATTCTTCCTGCAAGAATGGAAATGGAAGTACTCATTTCATCAAATGCGTATCAGCAAATTATCCGCAACATCTTGAGTAATGCTATTCGTTATAGTAAGAGTCCAGCACACGTTTGCATTTCCTATAAAAAAACACCACTTGAAATCATCGTTAACGTCAAAGATCATGGGATTGGGATTGCGCCACAACATGTTTTGAAGATATTCGACCGATTTTATCGAGTTGACCCTGTTCGAACTCGAAACTTAGGTGGAAGTGGATTAGGATTAAGCATTGTAAAAATGCTAATTGAAAATGCAAGTGGATCAATTCACGTAATAAGTGAAGAAGGGAAAGGGTCAACTTTTACAATGGTTTTTCCCTTATTATTTGAAGATTTATAG
- a CDS encoding response regulator transcription factor, which translates to MRTPNRVLLVEDEKNIARFIELELCHEDFDVVHHISGREGLKAAKDQNFDVVLLDVMLPELNGIEVCRRIRLFSQLPIILITARDAIVDRVAGLDAGADDYIVKPFAIEELLARIRSVLRRTNRLNDVITRLEFKDITIDTDAHLVEINNKALELTKTEYDLLVFLIQHKNHVVTRNLILENVWGYLVDIETNVVDVYIRHLRSKLPRESANYIETVRGVGYVMRQ; encoded by the coding sequence ATGCGTACCCCTAACCGCGTGTTACTTGTAGAAGATGAAAAGAATATTGCCCGTTTTATTGAATTGGAATTGTGTCACGAAGATTTTGATGTGGTACATCATATATCTGGCAGAGAAGGATTAAAAGCGGCAAAGGATCAGAACTTTGATGTGGTTTTACTAGATGTCATGTTGCCTGAGTTAAATGGAATTGAAGTATGTCGACGGATTCGCTTATTTTCACAATTACCCATTATATTAATAACAGCTAGGGACGCTATAGTTGATCGTGTCGCTGGACTTGATGCAGGTGCTGATGATTACATAGTGAAACCGTTTGCTATTGAAGAACTATTAGCCAGAATACGTTCTGTACTGAGAAGAACAAACAGACTTAATGATGTGATAACCCGACTAGAATTTAAAGATATTACTATTGATACGGATGCTCATCTTGTTGAAATAAATAATAAAGCTCTAGAATTAACGAAAACTGAGTATGATTTACTAGTCTTTTTAATTCAACATAAAAATCATGTTGTTACACGAAACTTAATTTTGGAAAATGTCTGGGGATATTTAGTAGACATCGAAACAAATGTCGTAGATGTCTACATACGCCATTTGCGTTCAAAGTTACCTCGAGAATCTGCAAATTATATTGAAACGGTTAGAGGTGTTGGATATGTGATGCGTCAATGA
- a CDS encoding diguanylate cyclase domain-containing protein — translation MKHFFTQTQFDLLYGDTSDLVFFLIQKEHSFEYLFVNESARLIFKDSPINSNLHDILTSPHLEEIYENYLIAIQENKVVIYQDFFLFSDVELVNETTIKPIQTVQGTYILATTKEVSTQKEIEEKYLFMQSLLNMIVDPTIIVTKDGKIFDMNPKFEEIFGYKLTEWRGKHYLNLPFVPLKEHSQVEYHFETNLRGTGKSSVLVQRMKSTGDDGTFLVSYSPIKKNEETVAMYILLQEVTDEVELKESLRNTRHILESYKRAISKAAMVLMTTQNGVIEYANDLFIATTGFKKQEVIGQHISTLQIDRYNDIQMRHLWKEVMHEKIWRGELRNRASDGTFYWGDTTIIPLYNEQQQIENILIIQFDITEKKNMMTDLQSIEKTFNLITENTNDLIAITDEKGYILYTSPSHDRILGLSKEAMLNKQFSDMLTNEYLNLWKNDVSKRVNEDEEIRLELQYTQKNNFQLWTETSIVAVKDRERQGKLKHVIVSREITERKKLEEHLSFMAYHDSLTQLPNRRHLWKEFPKLVKQAEFDETSIAVLYLDGDDFKSVNDTYGHDIGDEFIRMFGEALLSSVRTQDLVSRVGGDEFVILLTGLPNVPNKRLEVLTLIISRIRTSLKTGWLLSGTIFTPTTSIGISYFPDHGNTVEDLLEKADTVMYEVKRMGKNQQLVYSE, via the coding sequence ATGAAACATTTTTTCACTCAAACACAATTTGATTTATTATATGGAGATACCTCAGATTTAGTGTTTTTTTTAATTCAAAAAGAACACTCTTTTGAGTATTTATTTGTCAACGAAAGTGCAAGGCTCATTTTTAAAGATAGTCCAATTAACTCCAATTTACACGATATTCTAACATCTCCACACTTAGAAGAAATTTATGAGAATTACTTAATAGCCATTCAAGAAAATAAAGTAGTTATATATCAAGATTTCTTTTTGTTTTCAGATGTTGAATTAGTAAATGAAACTACCATAAAACCAATTCAAACAGTACAAGGAACATATATACTTGCAACGACTAAAGAAGTTTCAACTCAAAAGGAAATAGAAGAAAAATATTTATTTATGCAATCTTTACTGAATATGATTGTGGATCCAACAATTATTGTCACTAAAGACGGTAAAATATTCGATATGAATCCTAAGTTTGAAGAAATATTTGGCTATAAACTGACAGAGTGGCGTGGAAAACATTACTTGAACTTGCCATTCGTCCCTTTGAAAGAGCATAGTCAAGTTGAATATCATTTTGAAACAAATTTACGAGGTACTGGGAAATCATCAGTACTTGTTCAACGAATGAAATCGACTGGTGACGATGGGACATTTCTTGTAAGTTACTCTCCTATAAAGAAAAATGAGGAAACTGTTGCCATGTATATTTTGTTACAAGAAGTTACAGATGAAGTCGAGTTAAAGGAAAGTCTTCGTAATACTAGACATATTTTAGAGAGTTATAAACGTGCGATTAGTAAGGCTGCAATGGTGTTAATGACCACTCAAAACGGAGTCATTGAATATGCCAATGACTTGTTTATTGCCACAACTGGCTTTAAGAAACAAGAAGTAATAGGTCAACATATTAGCACATTGCAAATTGATCGCTATAATGACATTCAAATGCGACACTTGTGGAAAGAAGTTATGCACGAAAAAATATGGCGTGGAGAGCTTCGAAATAGAGCAAGTGACGGGACTTTTTACTGGGGAGATACAACTATAATCCCGCTATACAATGAACAACAGCAGATTGAAAACATTCTTATCATTCAATTTGATATAACAGAAAAAAAGAATATGATGACTGACCTACAATCAATTGAAAAAACGTTTAATTTAATTACAGAGAATACCAATGATTTAATCGCGATTACAGATGAGAAAGGATATATTCTTTATACATCACCTTCTCACGATAGAATATTAGGTTTATCAAAAGAAGCAATGTTGAATAAACAATTTAGTGACATGCTGACAAATGAATATCTAAATTTATGGAAAAATGACGTGTCAAAACGAGTCAATGAAGATGAAGAAATACGACTAGAACTTCAATATACTCAAAAAAATAATTTTCAGCTATGGACCGAAACTTCGATTGTTGCCGTAAAAGATCGTGAACGGCAAGGTAAATTAAAGCATGTCATTGTTTCAAGAGAAATAACAGAACGCAAAAAATTAGAAGAACATCTTAGCTTTATGGCATATCATGATAGCTTAACGCAATTACCTAACCGAAGACATCTGTGGAAAGAATTCCCCAAATTGGTCAAGCAAGCTGAATTTGATGAAACATCAATAGCAGTTCTATATTTAGATGGAGACGACTTCAAATCGGTAAACGATACTTATGGTCATGATATTGGTGATGAATTTATACGAATGTTTGGTGAGGCCCTTTTATCGAGTGTGCGAACACAAGACTTAGTGTCTCGTGTTGGTGGGGATGAGTTCGTTATTCTTCTTACAGGTTTGCCAAACGTTCCCAATAAAAGACTAGAAGTATTGACGCTCATCATTAGTAGAATTAGAACTTCTTTAAAAACAGGTTGGTTATTAAGCGGAACCATATTTACTCCAACTACGTCGATTGGAATTTCTTATTTCCCTGATCACGGAAACACAGTTGAGGATTTATTAGAAAAAGCTGACACGGTTATGTATGAAGTGAAGCGAATGGGGAAAAATCAGCAACTTGTTTATTCTGAATGA
- the dapF gene encoding diaminopimelate epimerase — MTIIFHKVHGSGNTFYLHEEIPNMFYNWPLTAQKMCNPSNENGADGLLIISQSTKADAKMRVYNADGSEASMCGNGLRCVARFVLTKLGVTVATIETMKAVLSVQQVEPIFKSIDTYKVEISPVSFKLTSLPMKHKNHKQIVNEVMPEFSLDIHFTAVSVPNPHLIGIVPIHYIEDTQFQEQLATSFNIDNEHFPDGVNVSFVHPVDESSIFVRTFERGVGFTNACGTAMTASALVSATINLVPYGEITVYNPGGFVKCEIEKNENHVHLSLIGNATFFATYSGELTEDGEFIINSVILHEHEINEYKELELQAQKNVNDGWSSNEYL; from the coding sequence ATGACAATCATTTTTCATAAAGTGCACGGTTCTGGCAATACATTTTACTTACACGAAGAAATACCAAACATGTTTTATAATTGGCCTTTAACTGCACAAAAAATGTGCAACCCCTCTAATGAAAATGGAGCAGATGGTTTATTAATTATTTCACAGTCAACTAAAGCAGATGCGAAAATGCGCGTTTATAATGCAGATGGGTCTGAAGCATCCATGTGTGGAAATGGGTTAAGATGTGTAGCAAGATTTGTTTTAACAAAATTAGGGGTAACTGTAGCAACGATTGAGACGATGAAAGCCGTACTATCTGTGCAACAAGTAGAACCAATATTTAAAAGTATAGATACGTATAAGGTAGAAATTTCACCCGTGTCGTTTAAACTTACTTCACTTCCAATGAAACATAAAAATCATAAGCAAATTGTGAATGAAGTAATGCCAGAATTCTCCTTGGATATTCACTTTACTGCAGTGTCGGTCCCAAACCCTCATTTAATCGGTATTGTCCCTATTCATTATATTGAAGATACACAGTTCCAAGAACAACTTGCTACATCTTTTAATATAGATAATGAGCATTTTCCAGATGGCGTTAATGTTAGTTTTGTTCATCCTGTTGATGAGTCGAGTATTTTCGTACGAACTTTCGAACGAGGCGTAGGGTTTACAAATGCATGTGGTACTGCCATGACGGCTTCTGCATTAGTGTCTGCAACAATTAATTTAGTCCCTTATGGTGAAATAACGGTATATAATCCAGGTGGTTTTGTTAAGTGCGAGATTGAAAAAAATGAAAATCATGTTCATTTATCACTGATTGGCAATGCAACATTTTTTGCTACCTATTCGGGTGAATTAACTGAAGACGGAGAATTTATCATTAATTCAGTCATTCTTCATGAACATGAAATTAATGAGTATAAAGAATTAGAGCTACAAGCACAGAAAAATGTAAACGATGGATGGTCTAGTAATGAGTATTTGTAG
- a CDS encoding GNAT family N-acetyltransferase, with protein sequence MIKRRELHECGSLFEYLTHPSVFPFVRQKATSTDEFLFMTKQLMEEEECGKVISRTITDDYGMPIGTINLYDIQDQAGFLGTWIGHPFQGKGFNLKAKNLFLEELFYQHNINTVFVRIKKHNEKSIRATEKLAYSMNAKDTHPTLFEEINAGDHKYELYQITKDLFYLATAASRFVEEEEHAI encoded by the coding sequence GTGATTAAAAGACGAGAATTGCACGAATGTGGCTCTTTGTTTGAGTATTTAACTCACCCATCTGTCTTTCCTTTCGTTCGACAAAAAGCAACTTCAACTGATGAATTCTTATTTATGACGAAACAATTAATGGAAGAAGAAGAATGTGGAAAAGTTATTTCACGCACGATTACTGATGATTATGGGATGCCAATAGGAACAATAAATTTATATGATATTCAAGATCAAGCTGGTTTTCTAGGAACTTGGATTGGTCATCCTTTCCAAGGAAAAGGATTCAATCTAAAAGCGAAAAATCTATTTTTAGAAGAGCTTTTTTATCAACATAATATCAATACAGTTTTTGTGAGGATTAAAAAGCATAATGAAAAGTCTATTCGTGCAACAGAGAAACTAGCATACAGTATGAACGCTAAAGATACTCATCCTACTTTATTTGAAGAAATTAATGCAGGAGACCATAAATATGAGCTGTATCAAATAACTAAAGACTTATTCTACTTAGCAACAGCTGCATCTAGATTTGTTGAAGAAGAAGAACATGCAATTTAA
- a CDS encoding undecaprenyldiphospho-muramoylpentapeptide beta-N-acetylglucosaminyltransferase, whose protein sequence is MNKKSIVLTGGGTAGHVSLNQAIIPALVEQGFEIHYIGSKDGIELELIRDAFPNVLYHAISSGKFRRYASVKNFTDPFRVGKGLIEALLIVRKVKPSVIFSKGGFVSVPVVLAGKLSKIPVVIHESDVTPGLANKIAIPMAHHIFTVFQETLQHLPPEKSSCSGSIIRSELFDGKKQVGLQFCDFTGWKPVLLIMGGSQGSVVVNEAIRSNLPQLLEMFDIIHLCGKGKVDDSLLKIPGYKQFEYVTKELPDLIHASDLIVSRAGSNSIFEFLALRKPMLLIPLSKQKSRGDQVLNAEIFKKQGWASVLEEEDVTPKLFLSSLKDLNGQANEIRILMESSDHTKKPDEMVKLINSYSK, encoded by the coding sequence ATGAATAAAAAATCAATTGTATTAACAGGTGGAGGAACTGCCGGTCACGTCTCACTTAACCAAGCAATCATCCCAGCATTAGTAGAGCAAGGTTTTGAAATCCATTACATAGGATCTAAAGATGGTATAGAATTGGAATTAATACGTGATGCCTTTCCTAATGTTTTGTACCATGCGATTTCAAGTGGGAAATTTAGACGTTACGCCTCTGTAAAAAACTTTACAGATCCTTTTCGCGTGGGAAAAGGACTTATTGAAGCTTTATTAATTGTTAGAAAAGTAAAACCATCTGTTATTTTTTCAAAAGGAGGATTCGTATCAGTTCCTGTTGTTTTGGCAGGGAAGTTATCTAAAATTCCGGTTGTAATTCACGAATCCGATGTAACTCCCGGTTTAGCAAATAAAATTGCGATTCCCATGGCTCATCACATATTTACTGTATTTCAAGAGACATTACAACATTTACCTCCTGAAAAATCAAGTTGTTCTGGCTCCATTATTCGTTCAGAGTTATTTGATGGGAAAAAACAAGTGGGTCTTCAATTTTGTGACTTTACAGGTTGGAAACCTGTCCTTCTCATCATGGGTGGTAGTCAAGGTTCAGTGGTAGTTAATGAAGCTATTCGCAGCAATTTACCGCAACTTCTTGAAATGTTTGATATCATACACCTCTGCGGAAAAGGTAAAGTAGATGACTCTTTACTTAAAATTCCAGGATATAAACAATTTGAATACGTGACTAAAGAATTACCTGATTTAATACACGCATCAGATTTAATTGTATCAAGAGCTGGCTCAAATTCAATTTTCGAATTTTTAGCTTTACGTAAACCGATGTTATTAATACCTTTATCAAAACAAAAAAGTCGGGGAGATCAAGTACTAAATGCTGAAATTTTCAAAAAACAAGGGTGGGCCTCGGTGCTTGAAGAAGAAGATGTTACACCTAAATTATTTTTGTCGTCCTTAAAAGATCTAAATGGTCAAGCAAATGAAATACGAATTTTGATGGAAAGCTCTGATCACACAAAAAAACCGGATGAAATGGTAAAATTGATTAATTCATATTCAAAATAA
- a CDS encoding MATE family efflux transporter gives MYETTQLKEKWSLMFKIVFPILVTQVALYLISFFDILMSSRYGSEDLAGVAIGSSLWIPVYTGLAGILIAITPIVAQLVGAKKKDEVRLIVQQGLLLSLALSIFISIGLFFVLEPILQIMTLEIRVEKIAKSYLLAMIIGIIPLFAYTVLRSYMDALGKTRVTMIITLLSAPINVCFNYVLIFGKFGFPELGGAGAGYASAITYWLVFLITVGIAHKQRPFQQYELFKNWQRVQFSKWKDISTIGIPIGLSIFAETSIFSAVTLMMSTYSTEVISAHQIALNFTSLLYMIPLSISFGATVLIGYEVGAKRFKDAQTYSWLSVSTAILFSFFSACILFFFREQIAGIYTTDETVIQLTVQFFVFAALFQLSDAIQAPVQGALRGYKDVNVTFIMAIISYWVIGLPIGYLLSKFTDFGPFGYWIGLIVGLTAGAITLTYRLIRIQRKKQDAAH, from the coding sequence ATGTACGAAACTACACAGCTTAAAGAGAAATGGTCGCTCATGTTCAAAATCGTATTTCCTATATTAGTCACACAAGTTGCTTTATATTTAATCTCATTCTTTGATATTTTAATGTCAAGTAGATACGGGAGTGAAGACTTAGCTGGTGTAGCGATAGGTTCATCGTTATGGATACCTGTATATACCGGATTAGCAGGTATACTAATTGCAATCACACCTATTGTGGCACAATTAGTCGGTGCGAAAAAAAAGGATGAAGTCAGACTTATAGTTCAACAAGGATTATTATTATCTTTGGCATTATCTATTTTTATTTCAATTGGTCTGTTCTTTGTGTTAGAACCTATTCTTCAAATAATGACTTTAGAAATTCGAGTTGAAAAAATCGCCAAATCATATTTACTTGCAATGATTATAGGTATTATCCCACTATTTGCTTACACTGTTTTACGGTCTTACATGGATGCCTTGGGTAAAACGCGGGTTACGATGATCATCACATTACTCTCCGCTCCAATAAATGTATGCTTTAATTATGTGCTCATTTTCGGGAAATTCGGTTTTCCTGAACTTGGTGGAGCTGGAGCTGGTTATGCTTCAGCCATAACTTATTGGCTAGTTTTCTTAATCACTGTTGGTATTGCTCATAAACAAAGACCATTTCAGCAATATGAACTGTTTAAGAATTGGCAGCGTGTACAGTTTTCAAAATGGAAGGATATTAGTACAATTGGAATTCCTATTGGATTGTCTATTTTTGCAGAAACAAGTATTTTTTCTGCTGTTACCTTAATGATGAGTACTTATAGTACAGAAGTTATTTCAGCTCACCAGATTGCTTTAAACTTCACTTCGTTACTTTACATGATTCCTTTAAGTATTTCATTTGGTGCAACAGTATTAATAGGATATGAAGTCGGCGCGAAACGTTTTAAAGATGCACAAACATATAGTTGGTTAAGTGTTAGTACAGCGATATTATTTAGCTTCTTCTCCGCGTGTATTTTATTTTTTTTCAGAGAACAAATTGCAGGAATATATACGACTGACGAAACGGTTATTCAATTAACGGTTCAATTCTTCGTATTTGCAGCACTTTTCCAATTGTCAGATGCCATCCAAGCACCAGTTCAAGGGGCTTTAAGAGGTTATAAAGATGTTAACGTTACGTTTATTATGGCCATTATCTCTTATTGGGTCATTGGTTTGCCAATTGGCTATCTCTTGTCGAAATTTACTGATTTCGGACCTTTTGGATACTGGATAGGATTAATTGTTGGGTTAACTGCAGGTGCTATTACTTTGACATATCGACTCATTCGTATTCAACGCAAAAAACAAGACGCAGCCCACTAG
- the glgA gene encoding glycogen synthase GlgA — MNILFAASECAPFIKTGGLGDVIGALPHSLHKEGVNVSVILPKYGDLSLHYTEQLQWIKSIEVPVGWRNQFCGIEKFDYQGITVYFLDNEYYFKRHGSYGFDDDGERFAFFSRAVLEVLPYLEERPDIIHCHDWQTGLIPVLLKAHYENNSYYQGIKTLFTIHNLRYQGVYSKSVLYDLLDLNEHYFHPDGLEFYGNVSYLKAGLAFADRITTVSATYASEIQTPFYGEGLDGFLRRRGAELHGIVNGIDNVVYDPKRDEFIMLPFNDYEGKIENKKNLQETLALPVNADIPIISMVTRLVDQKGIDLILHVFHEILELNVQFVLLGTGDHQYEESFKYFADNYPDKVSTNLYFDEAMARKIYAGSDLFLMPSQFEPCGIGQLLALRYGTLPLVRETGGLKDTVINYNEFTEQGNGFSFANYNAHDMLHTIERAVNIYLNHPDKWATLVDKAMTLDFSWAKSSQEYFKIYKELLNNN; from the coding sequence ATGAATATTTTATTTGCAGCCTCAGAGTGTGCACCTTTCATTAAGACAGGGGGACTAGGCGATGTTATTGGTGCCTTGCCTCACTCTTTACATAAAGAGGGGGTAAATGTCAGCGTAATATTACCTAAATATGGAGATCTTTCATTGCACTATACAGAACAATTGCAATGGATCAAAAGTATCGAAGTACCTGTAGGCTGGAGAAATCAGTTCTGCGGCATTGAAAAATTTGATTATCAAGGAATAACAGTCTACTTCCTCGATAACGAATATTATTTTAAAAGACATGGTAGCTATGGTTTTGATGATGATGGAGAAAGGTTTGCGTTCTTCTCCCGAGCTGTGCTTGAGGTATTGCCATACTTAGAGGAAAGACCTGATATCATTCATTGCCATGATTGGCAAACAGGCCTGATACCTGTTCTTTTGAAAGCTCATTATGAAAATAACTCGTATTATCAAGGAATTAAAACGTTATTTACGATTCATAATTTGCGCTACCAGGGTGTCTATTCAAAATCAGTCCTTTATGATTTACTGGATTTAAATGAGCATTATTTTCACCCGGACGGCTTGGAGTTTTATGGGAATGTCAGTTATCTTAAAGCAGGTCTAGCCTTTGCTGATCGTATAACAACAGTAAGCGCTACTTATGCATCCGAGATACAGACTCCCTTTTACGGAGAAGGGCTTGATGGTTTTTTACGAAGAAGAGGTGCCGAACTTCATGGAATTGTGAACGGCATTGACAATGTGGTCTACGATCCTAAACGTGACGAATTTATAATGCTTCCATTCAATGATTATGAGGGGAAAATTGAAAATAAAAAGAACCTACAAGAAACGCTAGCGCTTCCTGTAAATGCTGATATACCCATAATTTCTATGGTTACCAGACTTGTTGATCAAAAAGGCATAGATCTAATTCTCCATGTTTTTCATGAAATACTGGAATTGAATGTACAGTTTGTTTTATTAGGCACCGGAGATCATCAATATGAAGAGTCGTTTAAATACTTTGCTGATAATTATCCTGATAAAGTGTCAACCAACCTTTACTTTGATGAAGCAATGGCTAGAAAAATCTATGCTGGTTCTGATCTTTTTCTGATGCCATCTCAATTTGAACCATGTGGCATCGGACAGTTACTTGCACTTCGCTATGGAACCCTGCCGCTCGTTCGTGAAACAGGCGGACTAAAAGACACTGTGATAAATTATAACGAATTTACAGAACAAGGAAATGGTTTTAGTTTCGCTAATTATAATGCACACGATATGCTGCATACGATTGAGCGGGCTGTAAATATTTACCTTAACCACCCTGACAAGTGGGCGACTTTAGTAGATAAAGCCATGACACTTGATTTTAGTTGGGCTAAATCTTCGCAGGAATATTTCAAAATATATAAAGAGCTTCTAAACAATAACTGA
- the glgD gene encoding glucose-1-phosphate adenylyltransferase subunit GlgD, with amino-acid sequence MNNVLGVINLVNEKPILKELTQHRCLASVPFGGRYRMIDFTMSNFMNVSVSKVAIFTKDKYRSVMDHLGSGKEWDLDHRSQGLFILPPSHPDEKIKGDLQQFFDHLEFFQRANADTVIIAPGHHICKIDFNEVIKEHESNEADITVLYKDYDGKPMRKPLYHQCSLDINGEVLDIELYTSPNRGDHVCLETYVIGKQLLIDLIKKCVDNEEYDFLKDVVKANLRDLRVQGYEFKGHMPFIHSLETYHTSNMEFLNPEILNTYFYGSWEVFTKIKHEAPTNYAISSEVSNSLIANGCNIEGIVENSIIFRGVQVKKGAVVKNSIIMQRGDIEEGAHIENIITDKQVIITKGQVLKARHQPTVIKKAEVI; translated from the coding sequence ATGAATAACGTATTAGGGGTAATTAATCTCGTAAATGAAAAACCTATATTGAAAGAACTGACTCAACATCGTTGCCTAGCTTCAGTACCCTTTGGAGGTCGCTATCGGATGATTGATTTCACCATGTCAAACTTTATGAATGTTAGCGTCAGCAAAGTTGCGATTTTTACTAAGGATAAATATCGATCGGTCATGGATCATCTTGGTTCTGGTAAAGAGTGGGATCTTGATCACCGTTCACAAGGATTATTCATATTGCCTCCAAGTCATCCTGATGAAAAGATTAAAGGGGATTTACAGCAATTCTTTGATCATTTAGAATTCTTTCAGCGAGCAAATGCTGACACGGTTATTATTGCTCCTGGTCATCATATTTGTAAAATTGACTTTAACGAAGTGATAAAAGAACATGAAAGCAATGAAGCTGATATAACAGTTCTGTATAAGGATTATGACGGAAAACCGATGCGCAAACCGCTTTATCACCAATGTTCACTTGATATAAATGGTGAAGTTCTTGATATTGAGCTTTATACATCTCCTAATAGAGGAGACCATGTATGTTTAGAAACTTATGTGATTGGAAAGCAACTGTTAATAGACTTAATTAAAAAATGTGTGGATAATGAAGAATATGATTTTTTGAAAGATGTGGTAAAGGCAAACTTAAGGGATCTCCGGGTGCAAGGATATGAATTTAAGGGCCATATGCCGTTCATTCATTCTCTTGAAACTTACCATACTAGTAATATGGAATTTCTAAATCCTGAAATTCTAAATACCTATTTTTATGGTTCTTGGGAAGTTTTCACAAAAATTAAGCATGAAGCACCTACTAACTATGCCATTTCATCTGAAGTATCCAATTCCTTAATTGCTAATGGCTGTAATATCGAAGGAATCGTTGAAAACAGTATTATTTTCCGTGGGGTGCAGGTTAAAAAAGGGGCTGTAGTGAAAAATAGTATCATCATGCAGAGAGGTGATATAGAAGAAGGAGCACATATAGAGAATATTATCACCGATAAACAAGTTATCATTACTAAGGGACAGGTATTAAAAGCTAGGCATCAGCCAACTGTAATCAAAAAAGCAGAAGTTATTTAA